Proteins co-encoded in one Bacillus infantis NRRL B-14911 genomic window:
- the katA gene encoding catalase KatA: MTNNKLTTSWGAPVGDNQNSMTAGSRGPTLIQDVHLLEKLAHFNRERVPERVVHAKGAGAHGYFEVTNDLTTYTKASFLSEVGKRTPLFIRFSTVAGELGSADTVRDPRGFAVKFYTEEGNYDIVGNNTPVFFIRDAIKFPDFIHTQKRHPQTHLKNPNAVWDFWSLSPESLHQVTILMSDRGIPATLRHMHGFGSHTFKWVNQKGEGVWIKYHFKTEQGVKNLAPEAAAKIAGENPDYHTEDLFNAIENGDYPSWKLCVQIMPEKDAETYRFDPFDVTKVWSQKDYPLIEVGRMVLNKNPENYFAEVEQATFSPGTLVPGVDVSPDKMLQGRLFAYHDAHRYRVGANHQALPINRARNEVNNYQRDGQMRFDSNGGGSVYYEPNSFGGPKETPENKPAPFAVTGAADSVSYDHNDHYTQAGDLYRLMSEEERSRLVENIVGAMKPVESDEIKLRQIEHFFKADPEYGTKVAEGLGLQVPVKA; encoded by the coding sequence ACGTGTACCTGAGCGTGTGGTCCACGCCAAAGGAGCAGGTGCGCATGGCTATTTTGAAGTCACAAATGACCTGACTACATATACAAAGGCTTCATTCCTTTCTGAAGTCGGCAAGCGCACTCCGCTGTTTATCCGTTTCTCCACTGTAGCGGGGGAGCTCGGTTCAGCAGATACAGTCCGTGACCCGCGCGGTTTCGCTGTGAAATTTTATACAGAGGAAGGCAATTATGACATCGTCGGCAATAACACACCTGTTTTCTTTATCCGGGATGCGATTAAATTTCCTGATTTCATCCATACGCAAAAGCGTCATCCGCAGACACATCTGAAGAATCCGAATGCTGTCTGGGATTTCTGGTCCCTTTCACCTGAAAGCCTTCATCAGGTAACCATCCTGATGTCTGACCGCGGCATCCCTGCTACATTAAGGCATATGCACGGTTTCGGAAGCCATACCTTCAAATGGGTCAACCAGAAAGGCGAAGGTGTCTGGATCAAATACCACTTCAAGACTGAGCAGGGTGTTAAAAACCTGGCGCCTGAAGCTGCTGCGAAAATAGCCGGGGAAAATCCCGACTACCATACTGAGGATCTCTTCAATGCGATTGAAAATGGTGATTATCCTTCATGGAAGCTTTGCGTGCAGATCATGCCGGAAAAAGATGCTGAAACATACCGTTTTGATCCGTTTGACGTAACGAAAGTGTGGTCCCAGAAGGATTATCCTCTTATCGAGGTAGGCCGGATGGTATTGAACAAAAATCCTGAAAACTATTTTGCGGAAGTAGAGCAGGCAACCTTCTCTCCTGGCACTCTTGTCCCGGGTGTTGATGTTTCTCCTGATAAAATGCTGCAGGGGCGCCTGTTCGCTTACCATGATGCACACCGCTACCGTGTAGGTGCGAATCATCAGGCACTGCCGATCAACCGTGCCCGGAATGAAGTGAATAATTATCAGCGCGACGGCCAGATGCGTTTTGACTCAAATGGCGGCGGATCAGTCTACTATGAGCCAAACAGCTTCGGAGGCCCTAAAGAAACACCGGAAAATAAGCCCGCTCCTTTTGCCGTAACAGGTGCTGCGGACAGCGTTTCTTACGACCATAATGATCATTACACACAAGCTGGAGATCTTTACCGGCTTATGAGTGAAGAAGAGCGTTCCCGTCTTGTGGAAAATATCGTCGGTGCCATGAAGCCTGTTGAGAGCGATGAAATCAAACTTCGCCAAATTGAGCATTTCTTTAAAGCAGATCCTGAATATGGAACTAAAGTAGCAGAAGGACTGGGCCTGCAGGTGCCTGTAAAAGCATAA
- a CDS encoding aminoacyl-tRNA hydrolase — protein MKQIVQYYVINSDLKMSAGKAAAQAAHAAAISVLTYMEEPLFKEWLMSGQTKIMLSGREAELKKLEEKGYVTIKDAGRTEVAPGSLTASALPPMDKEEAKMIVGHLRLYK, from the coding sequence ATGAAACAAATTGTGCAATATTATGTGATTAACTCTGACTTAAAAATGTCTGCCGGGAAAGCTGCTGCCCAGGCTGCCCATGCAGCAGCCATAAGTGTGCTCACTTATATGGAAGAACCACTTTTCAAAGAATGGCTGATGAGCGGACAAACAAAAATTATGCTCTCCGGCCGTGAAGCAGAGCTCAAGAAACTTGAAGAGAAAGGCTATGTAACAATCAAAGATGCCGGAAGGACAGAGGTTGCTCCCGGAAGCCTCACTGCATCAGCCCTGCCGCCTATGGATAAAGAAGAAGCCAAAATGATCGTCGGGCATCTTCGGCTGTATAAATAA
- a CDS encoding quinone oxidoreductase family protein, with protein MKAIHVTAYGGPENMILAEAERPVPAAGEVLIKVKAASVNFADIKTRYGKKGGGPLPYIPGIDCTGTIEALGNGVEGLIPGQRVIAFPSKGSYAEYALAPAMLTFPIPKSISDIQAAACPIAGITSLKLLEDIARIQQGETVLVHAGAGGVGTTAIQLARILGAGKVITTAGSPEKTAYALEAGSDYGVCYTIEDFPAKVMEWTEGKGADVILDSVAGTVTEKSLDCLAPFGRLVNFGNASGNAGSVETNDLHSSCRSLLGFSFGTVRKKRPHLVRASAGKIIGLLETGRLSMKIGETFSLSEAAEAHTRIESRQSLGKTVLIID; from the coding sequence ATGAAGGCGATACATGTTACAGCGTATGGCGGCCCAGAGAATATGATTCTGGCAGAAGCTGAAAGGCCGGTGCCTGCTGCAGGGGAAGTTCTGATAAAAGTGAAGGCGGCCAGTGTGAATTTTGCCGATATCAAGACGAGATACGGAAAAAAAGGAGGCGGTCCACTCCCTTATATCCCGGGTATAGACTGTACCGGCACGATAGAAGCTTTAGGGAACGGTGTGGAAGGTCTTATTCCAGGTCAGCGGGTAATTGCGTTTCCTTCTAAAGGATCTTATGCCGAATATGCCCTTGCCCCAGCCATGCTGACCTTCCCCATCCCGAAAAGCATTTCAGATATACAGGCTGCAGCATGCCCGATTGCCGGAATAACGTCACTTAAGCTGCTTGAAGATATAGCACGAATCCAGCAAGGAGAAACCGTACTAGTGCATGCCGGCGCTGGCGGAGTCGGGACTACAGCCATTCAGCTTGCCAGGATACTTGGCGCTGGAAAAGTAATCACAACGGCTGGTTCCCCTGAAAAAACAGCATATGCCTTGGAAGCAGGATCCGATTACGGAGTGTGTTATACAATCGAAGATTTTCCTGCAAAAGTAATGGAATGGACAGAAGGTAAAGGGGCTGATGTGATCCTTGATTCTGTTGCCGGTACAGTGACAGAAAAAAGTCTGGATTGCCTTGCACCTTTTGGAAGGCTTGTCAATTTCGGCAATGCTTCGGGAAATGCCGGATCTGTAGAGACAAATGATCTTCACAGCAGCTGCCGCTCCCTCCTTGGCTTCAGCTTTGGGACAGTGCGCAAAAAGAGGCCGCATCTTGTAAGGGCTTCAGCTGGAAAAATTATCGGTTTGCTGGAAACCGGCCGGCTCAGCATGAAAATTGGAGAAACTTTCAGCTTGTCTGAGGCAGCGGAGGCCCATACCAGGATAGAGAGCAGGCAGAGCCTGGGGAAAACTGTCCTGATTATAGACTAA
- a CDS encoding DUF3231 family protein translates to MELHHDPRLTSAEIAYLWNTYMDDSATICLIYHFFQRVDDQDIKACLEHTIQLAESHMERVAQLFAKENIPVPRAFPADQHVNLNAARLYTDMFYCDVMLNAARFAVLSHTMGLNISSREDVFILYSEFYEEANHVLKEILDTMKGKGIFVRPPYIPYPDKLDIVEKHSFVKGWMGKRRPLLAIEAAQLFDNGITNQMGKELLTGFIQTVRDPQIKEYFIRGRELASEFVSKVQSLLEEDLVPNGMTWDSKVTKSTDAPYSDQLMLFLVSTLNALGVARYGQALSMTLRRDVASYYMRCFADTTAYSEDGLDLLIQNKWFEQPPPCPERDELAGK, encoded by the coding sequence ATGGAATTACATCATGACCCAAGGCTGACCAGTGCTGAAATAGCTTACTTGTGGAACACTTATATGGACGACAGCGCAACCATCTGTTTGATATATCATTTTTTCCAGCGAGTGGACGACCAGGATATCAAGGCTTGCCTGGAGCATACCATCCAATTGGCGGAAAGCCATATGGAAAGAGTGGCACAGCTGTTTGCCAAGGAAAATATTCCGGTGCCCCGTGCCTTTCCGGCTGACCAGCATGTTAACCTGAATGCTGCCCGCCTATATACCGATATGTTTTATTGTGATGTCATGCTTAATGCAGCAAGGTTTGCAGTCCTTTCCCATACCATGGGCCTGAACATTTCTTCCAGAGAAGATGTTTTCATACTCTATTCTGAATTCTATGAGGAAGCTAACCATGTGCTGAAAGAGATTCTTGATACCATGAAAGGGAAGGGGATATTTGTGCGGCCTCCTTATATCCCATATCCAGACAAGCTTGATATCGTAGAAAAACATAGCTTTGTCAAGGGGTGGATGGGAAAAAGAAGGCCGCTTCTTGCCATCGAAGCCGCCCAGCTGTTTGATAACGGCATCACCAACCAGATGGGCAAGGAGCTGCTTACAGGGTTCATCCAAACCGTAAGAGACCCGCAAATAAAAGAATATTTCATAAGGGGCAGGGAACTTGCTTCAGAATTTGTTTCTAAAGTACAGAGCCTGCTTGAAGAGGACCTGGTGCCAAATGGGATGACCTGGGACTCGAAAGTAACAAAATCTACTGATGCTCCGTATTCAGATCAATTGATGCTTTTCCTGGTTTCTACTCTCAATGCCTTGGGGGTGGCACGCTACGGGCAGGCACTGTCCATGACACTGAGGAGGGATGTTGCGTCTTATTATATGAGATGCTTTGCAGATACAACAGCCTATTCAGAGGACGGACTTGACCTGCTTATCCAAAACAAATGGTTCGAACAGCCGCCGCCATGTCCAGAAAGAGATGAACTTGCCGGGAAATGA
- a CDS encoding M50 family metallopeptidase produces the protein MNFIRSKFSWRFFIFLILAVLITRMPVIGDYSGIINTLIHESGHALVALFGGEVHHISLFANTEGVTYTRHSNWFGGVFTGAAGYVFSSFMAFIAFWLLGKKKDKVLILILLGFIILNLVFWVRNAYGIFWLISFGAGFAFLLKKGSPSLIQNVLLLIASIMLVESVTSAFEIMLLSLMSPQAAGDATNLSASLLLPAQVFGTLFFLQAIWFCYLSIKKGIFKLSRY, from the coding sequence ATGAATTTTATTCGCAGCAAATTCAGCTGGCGGTTTTTTATATTTTTAATACTGGCCGTCCTTATTACAAGAATGCCGGTCATCGGCGACTATTCCGGCATCATCAATACGCTCATCCACGAATCCGGCCATGCGCTTGTAGCCCTGTTCGGGGGAGAAGTCCATCATATCTCCCTTTTTGCCAATACAGAAGGTGTCACATACACAAGACATTCTAATTGGTTCGGGGGAGTGTTTACTGGAGCTGCCGGATATGTTTTTTCATCTTTTATGGCTTTTATCGCCTTTTGGCTGCTGGGGAAGAAAAAGGACAAAGTGCTGATTCTGATTCTGCTCGGCTTTATCATTCTTAACCTGGTTTTCTGGGTGCGGAATGCTTACGGGATCTTCTGGCTGATTTCTTTTGGTGCCGGCTTTGCTTTTCTTTTAAAGAAAGGAAGCCCTTCGCTCATACAAAATGTCCTGCTCCTGATCGCATCGATCATGCTCGTTGAATCCGTCACAAGTGCCTTTGAGATCATGCTGCTGAGCTTGATGTCTCCTCAGGCAGCAGGGGATGCAACCAATCTTTCTGCTTCTCTTTTGCTTCCTGCACAAGTATTTGGGACCTTGTTCTTCCTGCAGGCGATTTGGTTCTGTTATTTGTCCATAAAAAAAGGCATATTTAAATTAAGCCGCTATTAA
- the thiD gene encoding bifunctional hydroxymethylpyrimidine kinase/phosphomethylpyrimidine kinase, which produces MNIKKALTIAGSDSGGGAGIQADLKTFQELGVYGMSALTAITAQNTTGVQAVFPMTAEAVGKQIESIGSDMGTDALKTGMLFDADIIKAVSAVISHYQWTKVVVDPVMIAKGGASLLQESAMAALKEHLLPLALIITPNIPEAEAITGMKISSLAERKEAARRLCALGAHNVVIKGGHETGNQEAAADLLFDGSSFDVFEGRRVDTVNTHGTGCTFSAAITAGLAKGLSVKESVRLGKDFIQAAIEDDLLLGSGHGPTNHWAYNNRQKAEGLAYGAN; this is translated from the coding sequence ATGAATATTAAGAAAGCATTGACAATAGCGGGTTCGGACAGTGGAGGCGGAGCCGGAATCCAGGCTGACCTTAAGACCTTCCAGGAACTTGGTGTCTATGGCATGTCAGCACTGACAGCAATCACCGCTCAGAATACCACTGGCGTGCAGGCGGTCTTCCCGATGACGGCCGAAGCTGTAGGTAAACAGATAGAGAGCATTGGAAGCGACATGGGGACGGATGCTTTAAAAACGGGCATGCTTTTTGATGCAGACATCATTAAAGCTGTTTCTGCTGTTATCAGCCATTATCAATGGACAAAGGTGGTCGTCGATCCTGTGATGATTGCCAAGGGAGGGGCTAGCCTCCTGCAGGAAAGCGCCATGGCAGCCCTGAAGGAACATTTACTCCCGCTCGCACTAATCATCACCCCTAATATTCCTGAAGCAGAAGCAATAACCGGCATGAAAATCTCTTCTTTAGCCGAACGGAAAGAAGCTGCCAGGAGATTATGTGCGCTCGGCGCTCACAATGTAGTCATTAAAGGGGGGCATGAAACAGGAAATCAAGAAGCTGCTGCTGATTTGCTTTTTGATGGAAGCAGCTTTGATGTGTTTGAAGGCAGGAGGGTGGATACAGTCAATACCCATGGGACCGGCTGCACCTTTTCAGCAGCAATCACGGCAGGACTGGCGAAGGGGCTTTCTGTAAAGGAGAGTGTCCGGCTTGGAAAAGACTTCATCCAGGCAGCCATCGAAGATGATCTTCTCCTTGGGAGCGGCCACGGCCCGACAAACCACTGGGCATATAACAATAGACAGAAAGCAGAGGGCTTGGCATATGGCGCGAATTGA
- the thiE gene encoding thiamine phosphate synthase, with amino-acid sequence MARIDSQRMKELLKVYFIMGSTNCTKNPDMVMKEAIKGGISLFQYREKGAGCLGRQEKYVLAEQLQRMCRTGGIPFIINDDIELACEIGADGVHIGQEDEPAEAVREKIGDKILGVSAHTLVEANEAVRAGADYLGLGPIYPTSTKADAKAIQGMALIQELRESAITIPVVGIGGITPHNARAVILAGADGVSVITSISQAADIKEAAASLKRSVTI; translated from the coding sequence ATGGCGCGAATTGACAGTCAAAGAATGAAAGAGCTGTTAAAGGTCTATTTTATCATGGGAAGCACGAACTGCACTAAGAATCCGGATATGGTTATGAAAGAGGCGATTAAAGGCGGGATCTCCCTTTTTCAGTACAGGGAGAAAGGGGCAGGATGTCTTGGCAGGCAAGAAAAATACGTGCTTGCAGAGCAGCTTCAGCGGATGTGCAGGACAGGGGGCATTCCTTTTATCATCAACGATGACATAGAACTGGCATGTGAAATCGGCGCAGACGGCGTCCATATTGGGCAGGAGGACGAGCCGGCCGAAGCAGTACGGGAGAAAATCGGGGATAAGATTTTGGGGGTATCTGCCCATACACTTGTGGAAGCGAACGAAGCTGTCAGGGCTGGCGCAGATTATCTGGGTCTTGGCCCCATCTATCCGACGTCAACAAAAGCAGATGCCAAGGCGATTCAGGGAATGGCTCTCATACAGGAATTGAGAGAGTCTGCTATCACAATACCAGTTGTAGGAATAGGCGGAATCACACCGCACAATGCACGTGCTGTTATTCTGGCCGGGGCAGACGGCGTTTCTGTCATCACAAGCATCAGCCAGGCTGCAGATATAAAGGAAGCTGCTGCAAGCCTTAAAAGAAGTGTGACGATATAG
- the thiM gene encoding hydroxyethylthiazole kinase — MNTIEIAVMLEKLRAEKPLVHNITNMVVTNFTANGLLALGASPVMAHAAEEAADMAGIAGALVLNIGTLTSPVVKSMKLAGESAGRNSVPIILDPVGAGATAYRTETGRNLLEELPISILRGNAAEISHLAGKGGEIKGVDGGEAGNPEETALLAAKLFNTVTVITGKEDIISDGITVVRISGGSSLLTKVTGTGCLLSSVIGAFHAIESDSLKAAAAALAVYSAAAEMAAEAAGNKGPGTFQIELLNSLALLKGEDLENRTDITVLKGEI, encoded by the coding sequence ATGAATACAATAGAGATAGCAGTGATGCTGGAAAAGCTTAGGGCTGAAAAGCCGCTTGTACATAATATCACCAATATGGTTGTCACCAATTTTACCGCTAACGGCCTGCTGGCGCTGGGGGCATCGCCTGTCATGGCTCATGCTGCAGAAGAAGCTGCCGATATGGCCGGCATTGCAGGGGCGCTGGTCCTGAACATCGGCACTCTTACTTCCCCTGTGGTAAAATCTATGAAACTTGCGGGAGAATCAGCGGGCAGAAACTCAGTGCCGATCATCCTTGACCCGGTCGGGGCAGGTGCAACAGCTTACAGGACTGAAACAGGCAGAAACCTTCTCGAAGAGCTGCCGATCTCCATTTTGCGCGGCAATGCAGCCGAAATATCTCACCTTGCCGGAAAAGGAGGAGAAATTAAAGGTGTTGACGGCGGGGAAGCCGGCAACCCGGAAGAGACAGCCCTTCTTGCTGCAAAACTGTTCAACACCGTAACTGTTATTACAGGGAAGGAGGACATCATTTCTGATGGAATAACAGTTGTCCGGATCAGTGGCGGAAGCAGCCTCCTTACAAAAGTTACAGGAACCGGCTGCCTGCTGTCATCGGTCATAGGCGCTTTCCATGCAATTGAATCAGACTCACTGAAAGCCGCGGCGGCTGCGCTGGCTGTATACTCTGCAGCGGCAGAAATGGCTGCAGAAGCAGCGGGAAACAAAGGACCTGGAACCTTTCAAATAGAGCTGCTTAACAGCCTTGCCCTGCTTAAGGGTGAGGATCTTGAAAACAGGACGGACATTACTGTCCTCAAAGGAGAAATATAA